A window of the Arenibacter algicola genome harbors these coding sequences:
- a CDS encoding RagB/SusD family nutrient uptake outer membrane protein, with amino-acid sequence MKLSYKISVFVLLAISFLSNIGCTDKLEEPELNNNFAGGTDFTKTADMQLSIVGVYEAFQSRGWEQPLLISVRGDDVNAGGLGDQQDFAETDKFTYNKDYWMYNSLWENTYVDVISAHTAMEQIARYQEFANESGVALGNQYIAEAKVLRGIMLFHISLVWGDVFIPESSNTDLLLDVTQVPTKAEVMQHISDQMDEAIPFLPNLRPNERTDLPGGVTRYTALAIKALANQELKNYQVVADAAGQIISSGKFTLYPDFYEQFKTPGKLSDETILDLQYSDYNQGEGDRSAHLYAPYGPQNWTPEVAGSGSGWGFFEPSMKFIKFMLDRGETVRLETSVLFTDRGIAEIKTDPAYATLPSFITNTTRDGDVINDYPRALFASGKHYLPSNQLIPGRTDYGSNKNYNVIRYAEILLVYAEALAQGATGTGMTADQAVNLVRVRANMTPLSGVSLDQVLDEKFAELSMEWGKRYYDMIRLGRFNELSYDGRTFSENNTFLPYPQSQVDQFPILGEINN; translated from the coding sequence ATGAAACTATCTTATAAAATATCAGTATTTGTCCTGCTGGCCATATCTTTCTTGAGCAATATAGGATGTACGGACAAATTGGAAGAACCTGAACTGAACAATAATTTTGCTGGCGGTACGGATTTTACCAAGACGGCAGACATGCAGTTATCAATTGTGGGCGTCTATGAAGCATTTCAGTCCCGTGGATGGGAACAGCCTTTGTTGATTTCTGTTAGGGGTGACGACGTAAATGCCGGGGGACTAGGGGATCAACAGGATTTTGCCGAGACCGACAAGTTTACTTACAACAAGGATTATTGGATGTACAATTCCCTTTGGGAGAACACCTATGTTGATGTAATATCTGCACACACAGCCATGGAACAAATTGCTAGGTACCAGGAGTTTGCCAATGAAAGTGGAGTTGCTTTGGGGAATCAATACATTGCCGAAGCAAAGGTACTCAGAGGTATCATGCTTTTTCATATTTCCCTAGTATGGGGAGATGTATTTATTCCAGAATCGTCTAATACCGATCTTCTACTAGATGTGACCCAGGTACCAACGAAAGCAGAGGTAATGCAGCATATTTCCGATCAAATGGATGAGGCCATTCCTTTTTTGCCCAACCTAAGGCCTAATGAACGGACAGACCTTCCTGGAGGGGTTACAAGATATACGGCCTTGGCAATTAAAGCTCTGGCCAACCAGGAACTGAAGAACTATCAGGTTGTTGCCGACGCAGCCGGCCAGATTATAAGCTCTGGAAAATTTACTCTATATCCTGATTTTTACGAACAGTTTAAGACCCCAGGTAAATTGAGCGATGAAACCATTCTAGATTTGCAATATTCTGACTATAACCAAGGTGAAGGCGATCGATCTGCTCATCTTTATGCACCTTATGGACCACAAAACTGGACCCCTGAAGTTGCAGGATCTGGCAGTGGTTGGGGTTTCTTTGAACCTAGTATGAAGTTCATAAAGTTTATGCTGGACCGTGGAGAAACCGTAAGATTGGAAACCAGTGTTTTGTTCACTGATAGAGGAATCGCTGAAATCAAAACTGATCCTGCATACGCTACCTTGCCGAGTTTTATTACAAATACAACTCGGGATGGAGATGTTATTAATGACTATCCAAGGGCACTTTTTGCAAGCGGAAAGCACTATTTGCCATCCAATCAATTAATACCAGGTAGAACAGACTACGGTAGCAATAAAAACTACAACGTCATCCGTTATGCAGAAATTTTATTGGTATATGCGGAAGCTCTGGCCCAAGGTGCCACTGGCACGGGGATGACTGCAGATCAAGCAGTAAACCTAGTAAGGGTAAGAGCCAACATGACTCCATTGTCTGGGGTTAGTTTAGATCAAGTATTGGACGAGAAGTTCGCCGAGTTGAGTATGGAGTGGGGTAAACGCTATTATGATATGATACGCTTGGGACGATTTAATGAGCTCAGTTATGATGGAAGGACCTTTTCAGAGAATAATACTTTCCTTCCCTATCCACAAAGTCAAGTAGATCAATTTCCTATTTTGGGAGAGATCAATAACTAA
- a CDS encoding helix-turn-helix transcriptional regulator, producing the protein MENQHDVVTILTEIKGLLAHNKKTLNVEELAQYTGLSKSKIYKLTQQKLIPMGNNPHIRQKFFDKDTIDAWLLGEPDLSDETLEHRFNESLLKNRR; encoded by the coding sequence ATGGAAAATCAACATGATGTAGTAACGATACTTACAGAGATCAAGGGACTATTGGCCCACAACAAAAAAACGCTCAATGTGGAGGAACTGGCACAATACACGGGCCTTTCCAAGAGCAAGATCTACAAGCTTACCCAACAGAAGCTTATCCCTATGGGCAACAATCCCCATATCAGACAAAAATTCTTCGACAAGGACACCATCGATGCATGGCTCCTGGGAGAGCCCGACCTTTCCGATGAGACCCTAGAGCACCGTTTCAACGAGTCCCTGTTGAAGAACAGGAGGTAA
- a CDS encoding helix-turn-helix and ligand-binding sensor domain-containing protein, whose translation MRLLIVLYFFVLVNPLVMGQRLVPPIENYRIFEYKAASKNWDLAVSPEGELFVANNKGLLHFNGEHWAFYQLPNKTTIRSVTWVKEKIYTGSYEEFGYWEMNVFGSLEYTSLTHLIRDHEFTSEEFWQIMPYGNAIVFRSFSGIYVFEENRIINVEPRIVVNHMALWEDKILVAGGQNGLSYLQGKDLVPINGSSILNSKIVVDMEPVDNGLLIGTKLHGVYFYKSGQLQPIDGDMNLELKQHQLNQILPLTNGQVAFGTIKNGIYFYDLEAGSYYSVNREVGLQNNTVLSLEQFNDQLWIGLDNGIDRLQLDNPLTYYTDYSGTVGTVYDVAQHDGTLYLGSNTGIHYFEKNKLKFVEGSQGHIWDLEVIEGKLFCGHNTGTFILENGTLNLVSNISGGYQIVKIPSYGATYLQGTYTGLARYIKDEQGSWYVQAIEGISFPVKYLCFENATTLWVAHPYKGLYRVILNDKFTKVVQIREYRDDSIPNIYNIKLFNIKNQIVLYSDGIWYKYDPIRDKILVFEDFQDYNYKELVHFDKDYYWFRDHQGAKELIVTNLNDDKFVLEEAQLSRRLVPEAENVIKINDSIYYFTLSDGIGKLNLTNFRAQLGKFPLTVPELVFFKDQNGMHALDGTPFLIENKWSRELEMEFAATNMVQPKYFYNLTGPMELSSYIDLGILKFQNLPYGTYTLEIFTVGVNNARSEPRSIEFQIRPPWYLSNLSYVVYGLMGLAIIFLVRRYNSRKLKRKHTLLKEKLQREQEEQMAQLEKEKLAKEIRVKQKELTSTTLNMARKNELILELKNLLLMNKSKFDNHQRYRSFMKKLNSAISDDADWRHFEVNFKELHNDFFETLLLHYPTLTSKDLKLCAYLKMNLTSKEIAPLMGISTRGVEIHRYRLRKKLELGSEDNISNFLITLK comes from the coding sequence ATGAGACTTTTAATAGTGCTTTATTTTTTTGTTTTGGTAAATCCCTTGGTTATGGGACAGCGCCTTGTTCCTCCAATAGAAAACTATAGGATATTTGAGTATAAGGCAGCAAGTAAAAATTGGGATCTAGCTGTTAGCCCTGAAGGAGAATTGTTCGTAGCCAACAACAAGGGATTGTTGCATTTCAATGGTGAGCATTGGGCATTTTATCAACTCCCCAATAAGACTACAATTAGATCTGTGACCTGGGTTAAGGAAAAGATTTATACCGGATCTTATGAGGAGTTTGGATATTGGGAAATGAATGTTTTTGGTAGTTTGGAATATACCTCACTTACTCATTTAATTCGAGACCATGAATTCACAAGTGAAGAGTTTTGGCAAATTATGCCATATGGAAATGCAATTGTATTCAGATCCTTTTCTGGTATTTATGTCTTTGAGGAGAACCGAATTATCAATGTGGAACCGCGAATTGTAGTAAATCATATGGCTCTTTGGGAAGATAAAATATTGGTTGCGGGTGGGCAAAATGGTTTGAGTTATTTGCAAGGAAAGGACTTAGTGCCCATAAATGGAAGTTCTATTTTGAATTCCAAGATTGTAGTGGATATGGAACCGGTCGACAATGGTTTGTTAATCGGAACCAAACTTCACGGTGTATATTTTTATAAAAGCGGCCAGCTTCAACCCATTGACGGGGATATGAACCTTGAGTTGAAACAACACCAACTGAACCAAATTCTACCGCTAACTAACGGACAAGTAGCTTTTGGGACTATAAAGAATGGGATTTATTTTTATGACTTGGAGGCGGGCAGCTATTACTCTGTAAATAGGGAGGTGGGTCTTCAAAATAACACGGTTTTGTCGCTCGAGCAGTTTAATGATCAACTGTGGATTGGGTTGGATAATGGAATAGACCGCCTACAGTTGGATAATCCACTAACATATTATACGGATTATTCGGGTACCGTTGGTACTGTCTATGATGTAGCTCAACATGACGGTACATTATACTTGGGTAGTAATACTGGTATTCATTATTTTGAAAAAAATAAACTGAAATTTGTTGAGGGCTCACAGGGCCATATTTGGGATCTGGAAGTCATAGAGGGAAAGTTATTTTGTGGCCATAATACGGGTACGTTTATCCTTGAGAATGGTACTTTAAATTTGGTTTCTAATATATCAGGAGGTTACCAAATAGTTAAGATCCCAAGTTATGGTGCAACATACCTTCAGGGCACTTATACAGGCCTAGCAAGGTATATTAAGGATGAACAAGGAAGTTGGTATGTACAAGCCATTGAAGGAATATCTTTTCCTGTAAAATATCTTTGTTTCGAAAATGCTACCACCTTATGGGTTGCACATCCATATAAAGGCCTATATAGGGTAATCCTAAATGATAAATTTACCAAAGTGGTGCAAATTCGGGAATACAGGGATGATAGCATTCCCAATATCTATAATATAAAACTCTTTAATATAAAAAACCAGATTGTACTCTATAGCGATGGCATTTGGTATAAATACGACCCAATAAGAGATAAGATTCTTGTTTTTGAAGATTTTCAGGATTATAATTATAAGGAGCTTGTACACTTCGATAAGGATTACTATTGGTTCCGAGATCATCAAGGGGCCAAGGAATTAATAGTAACCAATTTAAATGATGATAAATTTGTTTTGGAGGAGGCGCAATTGAGCAGACGTCTGGTACCAGAGGCCGAAAATGTAATCAAGATCAATGACAGTATCTATTATTTTACGCTTAGTGACGGTATTGGTAAACTCAACTTAACAAATTTCCGTGCACAATTGGGAAAATTTCCATTAACTGTACCAGAACTTGTATTCTTTAAGGATCAAAATGGCATGCACGCCTTGGACGGCACACCATTTTTGATAGAGAATAAATGGTCACGTGAACTTGAAATGGAATTTGCGGCTACCAATATGGTTCAACCCAAGTATTTTTATAACTTAACAGGACCAATGGAGCTATCTTCCTATATAGATTTAGGAATTTTGAAGTTTCAAAATTTGCCATATGGTACATATACTTTGGAAATTTTTACTGTGGGGGTCAACAATGCACGATCTGAACCGAGAAGTATTGAATTCCAAATTAGGCCACCTTGGTATCTTTCCAATTTAAGTTATGTAGTTTATGGATTAATGGGGCTTGCGATCATCTTTTTAGTGCGAAGGTACAATAGTCGAAAACTAAAAAGGAAACACACCCTATTAAAGGAGAAACTGCAACGTGAGCAAGAAGAGCAGATGGCACAATTGGAAAAAGAAAAGTTGGCGAAGGAAATTAGAGTTAAGCAAAAGGAATTGACGAGCACTACTCTTAATATGGCAAGAAAGAATGAGCTTATCCTTGAGCTTAAGAATCTTTTGCTAATGAACAAATCTAAATTTGACAACCATCAACGCTATCGCTCCTTTATGAAAAAACTCAACAGCGCTATAAGTGATGATGCGGATTGGAGGCATTTTGAAGTCAATTTCAAAGAGCTTCATAATGACTTCTTTGAGACCTTATTATTGCATTATCCCACCCTTACTTCAAAAGACCTGAAATTATGTGCCTACCTAAAAATGAATCTTACCTCCAAGGAAATAGCACCATTAATGGGTATTAGTACAAGGGGGGTTGAGATACATCGTTACCGACTTCGCAAAAAATTGGAATTGGGCAGTGAAGATAACATTTCCAACTTCCTAATCACCCTGAAGTAG
- a CDS encoding SusC/RagA family TonB-linked outer membrane protein: MKIKNNLLLISFLLFQWFTYAQESITVQGTVLDNANLPLPGASVIVKGTTTGTQTDFDGNFSLDNVPINATLVFSYLGFTTLEIPVNGQTTLNIELQEDAQALDEVVVVGYGEMKVKDLTSAITTIKSEELAATPTGQAMQALQGKVAGLQIVSNGSPGQSPTVRVRGIGSYDQGASGPLYVVDGMFFNNIDFLNTSDITSISILKDASAAAIYGVRAANGVVLIETKSGSRNQKAEITYDGYSGFQVAQNILKLANAEQFTTIAMESGSAPDAQFILNAMQRYGRSRINPNVPNVNTDWYDEITRQALITSHSIGITGGSEDATYSIGANYFGQQGILKMKNQYDRFNLRSKIDFKVSDWLTVGGNTIISNATRYDAENSAWRSAYFAVPILPVFDPQNTEASPKNYANAQDLGYRGGQNPFPLMDLNENRLKIRNVLANFYAQVNIVPDRLTFKTAYNHNFETLETRLVRLPYFVGNNFQRENSQLVKRNATVSNQIWDNTVTYNNSFGKHNLTVLAGTSFRDESYEQLQAEGLNFPLSGEEAYFLDQAQTIVTDGVGDDGKREYGFSYFSRISYNYDNRYLLYGTFRADGTNKYQEKWGYFPTVGAGWVLSEESFMENNGIFDYLKLRGSWGELGNDKIASSEGSITSTVVTTALGDTQFSGVNTNSDFTALKWEVTEEINGGISARFFDNNLGLEADYYVRDTKDAVIPVARPLIPGTTRQNVGEIRNSGFELALNWDKMVSKDFSYNIGANISTLTNEVLDINGAVALDAGTAEFRQRSIVGEPIFAFFGREVAGVYQNEAEVQADPVAVSNNLVPGDFKYKDQNGDGEINDDDRVVLGSFLPSYSFGFNVGVNYKGFDFSASALGQGGNKILNRKRGEVIFTNDTNIDRDFAVNRWHGEGTTNSYPSAAGIRKGWNQRLSDYFIEDGDFFRIQNITLGYTINKKGERAGIPETRIYLTAEKPLTLFNYNGFNPEVANGVDNETYPIPSVYTIGVNIKI; the protein is encoded by the coding sequence ATGAAAATAAAAAACAATTTATTATTAATTTCGTTCTTGTTGTTCCAATGGTTTACCTATGCTCAGGAGAGTATTACTGTTCAAGGTACCGTCCTAGACAATGCAAATCTGCCCTTACCGGGAGCATCTGTCATTGTTAAGGGAACTACTACAGGAACGCAGACCGATTTTGATGGGAATTTTAGTCTAGACAATGTCCCTATCAATGCAACTCTGGTTTTTAGTTATTTAGGATTTACTACTTTGGAAATTCCTGTTAACGGCCAGACTACTTTAAACATTGAACTACAGGAGGACGCCCAAGCATTGGATGAGGTAGTAGTGGTAGGTTATGGTGAAATGAAGGTCAAGGATCTTACTTCCGCCATCACCACTATCAAATCTGAAGAATTGGCAGCCACTCCTACCGGGCAGGCAATGCAGGCCTTACAGGGAAAAGTGGCCGGTTTACAGATAGTCAGTAATGGTAGCCCTGGACAATCTCCAACAGTGCGGGTAAGGGGTATCGGTTCCTATGATCAGGGTGCCTCTGGACCATTATATGTAGTAGACGGTATGTTCTTTAATAATATAGACTTTCTCAATACTTCGGACATTACATCAATATCTATATTAAAGGATGCATCTGCCGCAGCAATATATGGTGTACGTGCTGCCAACGGTGTGGTTCTTATAGAAACCAAATCTGGTTCTCGTAACCAAAAGGCAGAAATCACATATGATGGATATTCTGGTTTTCAAGTAGCGCAAAACATATTAAAATTGGCAAATGCGGAGCAGTTTACTACCATTGCTATGGAGTCAGGTTCCGCTCCTGACGCGCAATTTATTTTAAACGCCATGCAACGGTATGGTAGAAGCAGGATAAATCCCAATGTACCCAATGTAAATACAGATTGGTACGATGAAATTACACGTCAGGCCCTTATTACAAGCCATAGTATAGGTATTACAGGTGGTAGCGAAGATGCGACTTATTCAATTGGAGCCAATTATTTTGGGCAACAGGGTATTCTGAAAATGAAAAATCAGTACGACCGTTTTAACTTAAGAAGTAAAATCGATTTTAAAGTTTCCGATTGGTTGACCGTGGGAGGAAATACTATTATTAGTAATGCAACGAGATACGATGCAGAAAATTCCGCATGGAGAAGCGCCTATTTTGCCGTACCTATATTACCTGTTTTCGACCCTCAGAATACGGAGGCGTCTCCTAAGAATTACGCCAACGCTCAAGACTTGGGATACCGTGGAGGACAAAACCCCTTTCCCTTAATGGATCTCAATGAGAACAGATTGAAAATTAGGAATGTACTAGCTAATTTTTATGCACAAGTCAATATTGTACCTGACAGATTAACTTTTAAAACGGCCTATAACCATAATTTTGAAACTCTGGAAACCAGATTGGTACGTTTGCCTTATTTCGTTGGCAACAATTTTCAACGAGAAAATTCACAGTTAGTAAAAAGAAACGCTACGGTTTCCAATCAAATTTGGGACAATACCGTTACCTATAACAATTCATTTGGCAAACACAACCTAACGGTGTTGGCAGGAACTTCATTTAGAGATGAATCGTATGAACAATTACAGGCAGAAGGTCTTAATTTTCCTTTGTCTGGCGAGGAGGCCTACTTTCTGGATCAAGCCCAGACTATAGTAACTGATGGCGTAGGAGATGATGGGAAACGTGAGTATGGATTTTCGTATTTCTCACGGATATCTTATAATTATGACAACCGCTATTTGCTTTATGGTACTTTTCGGGCAGATGGAACCAACAAATATCAGGAAAAATGGGGTTATTTCCCTACTGTAGGAGCTGGATGGGTCCTTTCTGAGGAATCATTTATGGAGAACAATGGCATTTTCGATTATTTGAAGTTACGTGGTAGTTGGGGTGAATTGGGCAACGATAAAATTGCATCCAGTGAGGGCTCTATTACTTCTACGGTAGTGACTACAGCTCTTGGGGATACCCAATTTAGTGGAGTAAATACAAATAGTGACTTTACAGCATTAAAATGGGAGGTTACTGAGGAGATAAACGGAGGTATCTCAGCAAGGTTTTTTGATAATAATCTTGGACTTGAAGCGGATTATTACGTTAGGGATACCAAGGATGCAGTTATCCCTGTAGCGAGACCGCTTATACCTGGGACGACTAGACAGAATGTCGGAGAGATTAGAAACTCAGGCTTTGAATTGGCCCTTAATTGGGATAAAATGGTATCCAAGGATTTTAGTTATAACATTGGAGCCAATATTTCCACTTTGACGAACGAGGTGTTGGACATAAATGGCGCAGTTGCCTTGGATGCCGGAACGGCAGAATTTAGACAACGATCTATTGTTGGGGAACCCATATTCGCATTCTTTGGTCGGGAAGTGGCCGGAGTATACCAAAATGAAGCTGAAGTACAGGCCGATCCGGTGGCTGTATCTAATAATTTGGTTCCGGGCGATTTTAAATATAAGGACCAGAATGGTGATGGGGAAATTAATGATGATGATAGGGTTGTCCTGGGGTCATTCTTGCCCTCTTACTCTTTTGGATTTAATGTGGGCGTGAATTATAAGGGATTTGACTTTTCAGCAAGCGCTTTAGGCCAGGGTGGAAATAAGATTTTGAACCGGAAAAGAGGAGAGGTAATCTTTACCAACGACACCAATATAGATCGTGATTTTGCCGTAAATCGTTGGCACGGAGAGGGAACTACCAATAGTTATCCTTCAGCAGCGGGAATTAGAAAGGGCTGGAACCAAAGACTAAGTGACTACTTTATTGAAGACGGCGATTTTTTCAGAATTCAGAACATTACATTAGGATATACCATTAATAAAAAGGGAGAGCGTGCAGGAATACCGGAAACCAGAATTTATCTGACCGCTGAAAAGCCCTTAACTCTTTTTAACTACAACGGATTCAATCCTGAAGTAGCTAACGGTGTAGATAATGAGACCTATCCTATACCATCTGTTTATACCATAGGTGTTAACATAAAAATATAA
- a CDS encoding P-loop NTPase family protein, protein MEKEWSNQFRSKQTEPKPLCAPELFKKVFYRAAQEFYARMDLDFEVDGTNKNFLGHFCRYWNRDPAFELLENISLRKGLMVFGSYGTGKTSSFKIIQNMSRQYGLRALWFPSISAQEVVDRYNAEKNKDEVIKYYSKGNFLFDDLGSETVANNVYQYGKEDIFVRILLNRYRNFEDLGTKTHITTNLNDSQLEDRYGRQISDRFVRMFNQLKLDGPSRRK, encoded by the coding sequence ATGGAAAAGGAATGGTCCAATCAATTTCGGAGCAAGCAAACGGAACCAAAACCGCTATGCGCCCCAGAGCTTTTTAAAAAAGTTTTTTATAGGGCGGCACAGGAATTTTATGCACGGATGGATCTCGATTTTGAAGTGGACGGGACCAACAAAAATTTCCTTGGGCATTTCTGCAGGTATTGGAACAGGGATCCCGCATTCGAACTTTTGGAAAATATCTCTTTGAGAAAGGGATTGATGGTCTTCGGTTCCTACGGCACCGGAAAGACATCGAGTTTTAAGATCATCCAGAACATGTCCAGACAATATGGTCTAAGGGCACTTTGGTTCCCCTCCATCAGCGCCCAGGAGGTAGTGGACAGGTACAATGCCGAAAAGAACAAGGACGAAGTCATAAAATACTATTCGAAGGGAAATTTTCTGTTCGATGACCTGGGATCCGAAACTGTGGCGAACAATGTCTACCAATACGGAAAGGAGGATATATTCGTCAGGATCCTGCTCAACCGTTATCGAAATTTTGAGGACCTGGGGACAAAGACCCATATCACTACCAACCTTAACGATTCCCAACTAGAAGACCGTTACGGAAGACAGATCTCGGACCGGTTCGTAAGGATGTTCAACCAGTTAAAGTTGGACGGCCCCAGTCGGAGAAAGTAG
- a CDS encoding LamG-like jellyroll fold domain-containing protein yields the protein MKNIKLICASLVAVFLFYGCDQGIDAITQVDPGTDATAPQIKVNYPTEGVKIKVLEVVTSINIDFEVTDDIEIAKVDVLLDGSTIGTYNSFKDYRRLLVKDLVYDKLTDGAHELSVSATDLEGKNTVTTINFEKEPAYTPLFAGEILYMPFDGDYFDLVGLKQADKVGTPGFSGEGLIGTNAYKGTTDAYLTYPTAGLLGNEFTAAFWYKVEASPDRAGIIIIGDDADDRFQGLRLFREGNTTNQTIKANVGIGSGESWNDGGVIDVTAGEWVHIALSISATQSTIFFNGVAVRTAALSSPVDWTGCDELVIGSGGPTFSYWNHKSDSSPMDELRLFNKALTETDIQNMINVTNPYTGEFDGEMFYLPFDGDTKNKFTNAEATMIGTTGFAGESIRGADAYAGAADSYLSFPTTGLTTQEFSASFWYNLNAAPDRAGILVMGPEDLERPEYPTVQNLRTSGFRFFREGNATNQTFKLNVGNGSADTWVDGGAAASLDPTSTDWVHMAFTIGNGKAIVYFDGEIVKESDFTGVDWTGCNLLSIGSGAPRFTEWGHLSDLSYMDELRLFNKVLTQEEVQNIRNADL from the coding sequence ATGAAAAATATTAAACTAATATGTGCAAGTTTGGTCGCCGTGTTTCTTTTTTACGGGTGTGATCAGGGAATAGACGCCATTACACAAGTAGATCCGGGGACGGATGCGACAGCACCACAGATAAAGGTCAATTACCCTACAGAGGGCGTGAAAATAAAAGTACTGGAGGTTGTAACTTCCATTAACATCGATTTTGAAGTGACCGATGATATTGAGATAGCCAAAGTCGATGTATTGCTCGATGGAAGTACTATAGGAACCTACAATAGTTTCAAGGATTACCGTCGATTGTTGGTCAAGGACTTGGTGTACGATAAATTGACGGATGGCGCCCATGAACTATCGGTTAGTGCAACAGATTTGGAAGGGAAAAATACCGTAACAACAATAAATTTTGAAAAGGAACCTGCATATACACCATTATTTGCAGGGGAAATCCTTTATATGCCATTTGATGGCGATTATTTCGATCTTGTGGGCCTGAAGCAAGCTGATAAAGTGGGCACTCCTGGTTTTTCCGGTGAGGGATTGATAGGGACAAATGCCTATAAGGGAACCACTGATGCCTACTTAACATACCCCACTGCAGGCCTATTAGGTAATGAATTTACGGCAGCCTTTTGGTATAAGGTAGAGGCTAGTCCAGATAGAGCTGGTATAATAATAATTGGAGACGATGCCGATGACCGTTTTCAGGGACTTAGGTTGTTTAGGGAGGGTAACACTACCAACCAGACCATTAAAGCAAATGTGGGTATTGGCAGCGGTGAAAGCTGGAACGATGGTGGTGTAATAGACGTAACCGCAGGGGAATGGGTTCACATAGCGCTTTCCATTTCTGCAACCCAAAGTACAATCTTTTTTAATGGTGTAGCAGTTCGGACAGCCGCTCTAAGTTCACCTGTAGATTGGACAGGTTGTGATGAATTGGTAATAGGTTCGGGAGGTCCTACGTTTAGCTATTGGAACCATAAATCCGATAGTAGCCCAATGGATGAATTAAGGTTGTTCAACAAGGCATTAACGGAAACCGACATTCAGAATATGATCAATGTTACCAATCCCTATACCGGAGAATTTGATGGAGAAATGTTTTACCTTCCTTTTGACGGGGATACCAAAAATAAATTTACCAATGCAGAGGCTACAATGATAGGCACTACTGGCTTTGCAGGAGAAAGCATTAGAGGGGCAGATGCCTATGCCGGAGCAGCCGATTCCTATTTATCATTCCCGACTACAGGACTAACAACACAAGAGTTTAGCGCCAGCTTTTGGTACAACCTCAATGCCGCTCCAGATAGGGCAGGGATTCTGGTTATGGGTCCGGAAGATTTAGAAAGACCTGAATATCCCACTGTGCAAAACTTAAGAACTAGCGGATTTAGATTTTTTAGGGAGGGCAACGCTACAAATCAGACCTTTAAATTAAATGTGGGCAATGGTTCTGCAGATACTTGGGTAGATGGTGGAGCTGCCGCATCATTGGATCCTACTTCAACTGACTGGGTACATATGGCATTTACCATTGGCAATGGAAAAGCCATTGTATACTTTGATGGGGAAATTGTAAAGGAATCAGATTTCACAGGTGTGGATTGGACAGGTTGTAACCTTCTTTCAATAGGTTCTGGGGCACCTAGGTTTACCGAATGGGGTCATTTGTCCGATTTAAGTTATATGGATGAACTTCGCTTGTTCAATAAAGTGTTGACCCAAGAGGAAGTGCAAAACATTAGAAACGCTGATTTATAG
- a CDS encoding helix-turn-helix domain-containing protein: MEPTERNFQGIWIPRSIYLNKEVNWYAKILFMEIHSFTENGKECYMSNRYIASFLHISERQVSRYISELKSLGWIEETSFNGRKRYLRSLLRFGFKIGDSAPTMVSGLPGQKCRGSMDKSVKYTKQVTKQEKKEFTFLKEGNKNRSPILE; the protein is encoded by the coding sequence ATGGAACCAACGGAAAGAAATTTTCAGGGCATCTGGATACCCAGATCGATCTACCTGAACAAGGAGGTGAACTGGTACGCGAAGATCCTGTTTATGGAGATACATAGCTTTACCGAAAATGGGAAGGAATGCTATATGTCCAACAGGTATATCGCCTCCTTCCTTCACATTTCCGAACGACAGGTAAGCAGGTACATTTCCGAACTGAAATCCCTGGGCTGGATAGAGGAGACCTCCTTCAACGGAAGGAAGCGCTACCTGAGAAGTCTGCTACGTTTTGGGTTCAAAATTGGCGACTCTGCCCCGACAATGGTGTCCGGGCTGCCTGGACAGAAATGTCGTGGCAGCATGGACAAAAGTGTCAAGTATACTAAACAAGTAACAAAACAAGAAAAAAAAGAATTTACCTTTTTAAAAGAAGGAAATAAAAATAGAAGTCCAATATTGGAATAA